Part of the Mya arenaria isolate MELC-2E11 chromosome 8, ASM2691426v1 genome, CTGCGTTTTCTAATTCAATTTTTCCAcgaattttaaatttaagatatggaagaagaaatatatataaaattataaatatatagtgtTTTTCTGGTCCGGATTAAAAGATCCGACCCTCGTGCggcgctgcgtggccggtaactcgacAAACCTCGTTTACGGCTttcgcgcgtgccctcgggtcgtttgttttcttttcgtaccggaaacacatgagagatacttataatcaaaCATATCCAAACAgtcaacagaaaaaaaaaaagcagCAATGAGACGTACAAAGTTCAATGGACGGTTTGCACGGGATGCTATTTTCTTTGGGAAGCCGGCATACAGCAACATATagtaaatttaaatatcaacaCTATATCCAACGTTAATTGTTCGGAATCAGTCCAAACATATCCGTGTGTACCGGACTCTAGAGGATGGCACAGGACTGGCCAGTCTGTTGTCGCCTAAGTATCTGTAGGCGTTCCTGTTCCTGCCGTGCCGCTAGCACCTGCATCGGTGACGACCAGTTTGCCTGGAGCCACGACATCTTGAACGTCATGATCTTGGTTACCTGGCGGGTTCGGCCGCCGATCACCACACTTCCGGCGACAAGCAGGTTGTTTCGGACAGCCTCCAGGTCGTAAAACTTGTTTGCCATGTTTCCACACAGGGCGTCGTTTTGGAAGATGCACTTGTTCAGCAGGATATCCGGTTTGAGAAGCAGACAAAGGTGCATGAGAACGTTCCGGTCCGAGTGCGTCAAATATGAGTAGTTCCGAAATTGTCGGAGCTCGTTGATGTCGCTGTTGTCGTCCAACTTCAGCACGGTGCACATAGAGTCCAGGTAGTACATGAGTTTGGCGGCCGGGTCCGCCGGAACCGTCACCGACCGGCTCGTGTCCTTCAACCCGTACTCAACTCGCCGCATGTACGCCATAGTGAGATCCGTAGAATAAAGCGTTTTAACTGACAGTCAATGAgatgttaacattaaacaacgtgACTCTAAAAAGTTCACTTCCTTGAATAGCGCTCGATATTAGTCTGATCTTTTTCCTGGCCACAGGCtttcttttacttttactgtttaatttgttaattaataAGACCTCTTATTTAAGGGGTGCCCGAGTACATTGGCATGCGTTTTATGTTAATCTTATCGCGTTTATTAGGCAACTTTTTGATTGGGTCTTTTGTGAACCAAACACTTGATtgtgaaataccaaataaatcatatttcagaGAATTTCTTATTTTGGAATTCTTAAAATTTATAGGGCTGGTGTTGAAGAGACCATAACAATACCTATTATGGAATGGACTTCCTGATATGTGAACTTTCAGAGAGTTTCAAATTATAGAATTCTAACAATTTGAAGGATGGTTTTGAAGAGATCATTGAATCGTTAGAAGGGTGGAAAATTCTGCAAGTCACTTCCTAGTTTATAATCTATGTCATCCCACAGGCCAGTGTGTTGTCATGCAACCTTTGTGTTTGTCTTTATTGCCAAATAACGGCAACCCAAAATACCGATTGCCAGAAGCACTTTAACGGTGTTTTATTTCTTGCTATGTCAAGagcttgtttattttgaaagaacatCGGGAAATCTGTGGACTGGAACTAATAGAGTTGAAGTAAAGCTTTAGAAACTTATAAGTACAAATGTAACATCGCAGTGAGCTCTGATACCTCTTCTCCCTTTCACGGCTTCACCCCTGGCGCAAATGTAACATGTCCCGATTTACCTCTAGCGTATATGCAGGATGTCCCGAAACACCTTGTTGTACATGTAGTATGTCCATATTCAAACCCGATTGACATGTTACTTATTCATCTTAACCCGTGGTGAACATGCAACATGTCCTGATTGACCCCTTGTGTACAAATTACATGTTCCGTTTCACCCCTGACGCATACATGTAACTTGAACTGCTTCACCCcaggcatacatgtaacatgtaccaCTTAAACCCTGGTGTAAATGTAACATGTACCACTTCAGCCCTGGcatttatgtaacatgtaccgcTTCACCTCTGGCATTCATGTAGCATGTACCGCTTCACCCCTGGCATACATGTTACATGAACCACTTAAACCCTGGTGTAAATGTAACATGTACCACTTCAGCCCTGGcatttatgtaacatgtaccgcTTCACCCCACGCATACATGCAGCATGTACCGCTTCAcccctggcatacatgtaacaagcACCGCTTCATCCCTGGCGTACATGTAAAATGTACCGCTTCAGCCCTAGCGTACATGTGACATGTCAAGCTTCATCCCTGGCATATATGTAACATGTCCCTCTCTAGCCCTGGCATATAGTAACATGTCCAGCTCCAGCACTGGCATATATGAAGCATGTACCTCCTCACCCTTTGCATACTTGTAACATGTTCCACTTCTGCCCTGATATACATATAGCATGCACTTCTTCACCTCTGGCATATATGAAACATGTCCCGTTTCACCTCTGTCTACATGAAACATGTCCTGTTTTACCtctggcatacatgtaacatgtaccgcTTCACACCTGGCCTACATATAACATGTACCGCTTCAcccctggcatacatgtaacatgtacttCTTTACCCCTGGCATGCATGTAATCTGTACCGCGTCACCGCTGGCATACATGATACACGTACCGCTTCACCTCTGGCATACATATAATATGTACCGCTTCACCCCTGGCATACATGTTACACGTACCTCTTCACCCCTGGCGTGCATGTAAAACGTACCGCTTCACCCCTGACATACATGTAACACGTACCGCATCAcccctggcatacatgtaatatgtaccTTTTCACTTCTGGCATACGTGTAACATGTACCTCTTCACCCATGGCATTCATGTAAAATGTACCGCTTCACCCCtggtatacatgtaacatgtaccgcTTCACCCATGGCATTCATGTAACATGTACCGCTTCAgccctggcatacatgtaactcGTACCGCTTCAcccctggcatacatgtaatGAGTACCGCTTCACCTCTGACATACATGTAGCATGTATCGCTTCAcccctggcatacatgtaacatgtaccgcTTAAgccctggcatacatgtaacatatacTACTTCAcccctggcatacatgtaacatgtccCTCTTCACACCTCGCATTCATGAAACATGTCCCGCTTCAGCCCTGGTGTAAATGTAACAGACCCCTCTTTACACCTGGTATTCATGTAACAAGAACCGATTCAGTCCTGGCATTCGTGTAACAAGAACCGCTTCAGCCCTGGTGTACATGTAACATGTCCCTCTTCACACCTGGCATTCATGAAACATGTACCGCTTCAGCCCTGGCATTCATGTAACATGTACTGCTTCAgccctggcatacatgtaacatgtccCTCTTCACTCTTGGcaaacatgtaacatgtaccgcTTCAGCCCtagcatacatgtaacatgtccCTCTTCACTCCTGGCATTCATGTAACAAGAACCGCTTCAGTcctgacatacatgtaccatgTCCCTCTGCACacctggcatacatgtaacatgtccCTCTGCACACCTGgcatacatgtaatatgtaccGCTTCAGCCCTGGcttacatgtaacatgtaccgcTTCACCCCTGGCATACCTGAAACATTTTCCGCTTCAGCCCTGAcgtacatgtaacatgtaccgcTTCGGTCCTGGCAAACATGTCCCGCTTCAGCCCTGGcaaacatgtaacatgtaccgcTTCAACCCAGgcatacatgttacatgttcCTCTTCAcccctggcatacatgtaacatgcaCCGCTTCACCtctggcatacatgtaacatgtactgCTTCACCTCTGGCATTCATGTAGCATGTACCGCTTCACCCCTGGCATTCATGTAACATGAACCGCTTCAGCCCTgccatacatgtaacatgttcCGCTTCAGCCCTGGCATTCATGTAATATGTACCACTTCTCCCCTGGCATACATGTAGCATGTACCTCTTCAACCCTGGCATACATGCAACATGTCTAGCTTCATCTCTGGCATACATGCAACATGTCCCGGCTTACCTCTGGCATACTTGTTACATGTAGCACTTCACTCCTGGCATTCAAGCAAAATGTGCGGCCTTAGTTCTGACATtattatgtaacatgtaccACTTCTCCtctggcatacatgtaacatgtccCGCCTTACCTTTAGCATACTTGTAACATGTAGCACTTTACTCCTGGCATTCATGCAATATGTACTGCCTTAGTTCtgacataattatgtaacatgTACTCCTACAACtctggcatacatgtaacatgtaccgcTTCAGCCATggcatacataatatatgtacCGCTTTACCCCTggaatacatgtaacatgtaccgcTTCAGCACTGGCATTCATGTCACATGTACCGCTTCACCTCTGGCATTCATGTAGCATGTACCGCTTCACCCCTGGCATACATGTTACATGAACCGCTTCACCCCACGCATACATGCAGCATGTACCGCTTCAcccctggcatacatgtaacaagcACCGCTTCATCCCTGTCGTACATGTAAGGTGTACCGCTTCAGCTCTGGCATACACGTGACATGTCACGCTTCACCCCTGGCATATATGTAACATGAACCGCTTCAcccctggcatacatgtaacaagcACCGCTTCATCCCTGTCGTACATGTAAGGTGTACCGCTTCAGCTCTGGCATACACGTGACATGTCACGCTTCACCCATCGCATATATGTGACATGTACCTAGCATGTACCGCATTAGCCCTGGCATTCATGAAACATGTACCGCTTCACCTCTGGTATACAAGTAACATGTACCGCTTCACCTCTGGTATTCATGAAGCATGTACCGCTTCACCCCTGGCGTACATGTAAAATGTACCGCTTCAGCCCTAGCATGCATGTGACATGTCAAGCTTCATCCCTGGCATATATGTAACATGTCCCTCTCTAGCCCTGGCATATAGTTACATGTCCAGCTCCAGCACTGGCATACATGAAGCATGTACCTCCTCACACTTGGCAAACTTGTAACATGTACCACTTCTGCCCTGATATACATATAGCATGTACTTCTTCACCTCTGGCATACATGAAACATGTCCCGTTTCACCTCTGTCTACATGAAACATGTCCTGTTTTACCCCTGACATACATGTAGCATGTCCGCTTCACTCATTGGATACATGAAACACGTACCGCTTCAGCCCCGGCATACATGAAACACGTACCGCTTCAGCCCTGGCATACATGTAGCATGTACCTCTTCAACCCTGGCATACATGCAACATGTCTTGCTTCATCTCTGGCATACATGCAACACGTCCCGCCTTACCTCTGGCATTCTTTTAACATGAAGCACTTCACTCCTGGCATTCATGCAAAATGTGCCGCCTTAGGTCTGACATtattatgtaacatgtaccgcTTCACCCCTGGCATACATGTATCATTTCCCGCCTTACCTTTGGCATCCTTGTAATATGTAGCACTTCACTCCTGGCATTCATGCAAGATGTGCCGCCTTAGTtctgaaataattatgtatcaTGTACTGCTACACCTCtggcatacatgtaaaatgtaccGCTTCAgccctggcatacatgtaacatgaacCGCTTCAcccctggcatacatgtaacatgaacCGCTTCACCCcaggcatacatgtaacatgaacCGCTTCACgcctggcatacatgtaacatgtaccgcttcacctctggcatacatgtaacatgtaccgcTTCATCCCCGgcatacatgtaatatgtaccGCATAACACCTGGCATTCATGTAACATGTACCGCTTCAGCCCTGGCATACATGTCCCGCTTAAACCCTGgtgtacatgtaacatgtaccaCTTCAGCCCTGGcatttatgtaacatgtaccgcTTCACCACTGGCATTCATGTAGCATGTACCGCTTCACCCCTGGCATTCATGTAACATGAACCGCTTCAGCCCTGCCATACATGTAACACGTTCCGCTTCAGCCCTGGCATTCATGTAATATGTACCACTTCTCCCCTGGCATACATGTAGCATGTACCTCTTCAACCCTGGCATACATGCAACATGTCTAGCTTCATCTCTGGCATACATGCAACATGTCCCGGCTTACCTCTGGCATACTTGTTACATGTAGCACTTCACTCCTGGCATTAAAGCAAAATGTGCGGCCTTAGTTCTGACATtattatgtaacatgtaccACTTCACCtctggcatacatgtaacatgtccCGCCTTACCTTTAGTATACTTGTAACATGTAGCACTTTACTCCTGGCATTCATGCAAAATGTACTGCCTTAGTTCtgacataattatgtaacatgTACTCCTACAACtctggcatacatgtaacatgtaccgcTTCAGCCATGGCATGCATAATATATGTACCGCTTTACCCCTggaatacatgtaacatgtaccgcTTCAGCACTGGCATTCATGTCACATGTACCGCTTCACCTCTGGCATTCATGTAGCATGTACCGCTTCACCCCTGGCATACATGTTACATGAACCGCTTCACCCCACGCATACATGCAGCATGTACCGCTTCAcccctggcatacatgtaacaagcACCGCTTCATCCCTGTCGTACATGTAAGGTGTACCGCTTCAGCTCTGGCATACACGTGACATGTCACGCTTCACCCCTGGCATATATATAACATGAACCGCTTCAcccctggcatacatgtaacaagcACCGCTTCATCCCTGTCGTACATGTAAGGAGTACCGCTTCAGCTCTGGCATACACGTGACATGTCACGCTTCAcccctggcatacatgtaacatgtaccgcTTCAGCCCTGGCATTCATGTAACATGTACCGCTTCACCCATCGCATATATGTGACATGTACCTAGCATGTACCGCATTAGCCCTGGCATTCATGAAACATGTACCGCTTCACCTCTGGTATACAAGTAACATGTACCGCTTCACCTCTGGTATTCATGAAGCATGTACCGCTTCACCCCTGGCGTACATGTAAAATGTACCGCTTCAGCCCTAGCATACAAGTGACATGTCAAGCTTCATCCCTGGCATATATGTAACATGTCCCTCTCTAGCCCTGGCATATAGTAACATGTCCAGCTCCAGCACTGGCATATATGAAGCATGTACCTCCTCACCCTTTGCATACTTGTAACATGTACCACTTCTGCCCTGATATACATATAGCATGCACTTCTTCACCTCTGCCATACATGAAACATGTCCCGTTTCACCTCTGTCTACATGAAACATGTCCTGTTTTACCtctggcatacatgtaacatgtaccgcTTCACACCTGGCCTACATATAGCATGTACCGCTTCAcccctggcatacatgtaacatgtacttTTTTACCCCTGGCATGCATGTAATCTGTACCGCGTCACCGCTGGCATACATGATACACGTACCGCTTCACCTCTGGCATACATATAATATGTACCGCTTCACCCCTGACATACATGTTACACGTACCTCTTCACCCCTGGCGTGCATGTAAAACGTACCGCTTCACCCCTGACATACATGTAACACGTACTGCATCAcccctggcatacatgtaatatgtaccTTTTCACTTCTGGCATACGTGTAACATGTACCTCTTCACCCATGGCATTCATGTAAAATGTACCGCTTCACCCCtggtatacatgtaacatgtaccgcTTCACCCATGGCATTCATGTAACATGTACCGCTTCAgccctggcatacatgtaactcGTACCGCTTCAcccctggcatacatgtaatGAGTACCGCTTCACCTCTGACATACATGTAGCATGTATCGCTTCAcccctggcatacatgtaacatgtaccgcTTAAgccctggcatacatgtaacatgtactaCTTCAcccctggcatacatgtaacatgtccCTCTTCACACCTCGCATTCATGAAACATGTCCCGCTTCAGCCCTGGTGTAAATGTAACAGGTCCCTCTTTACACCTGGTATTCATGTAACAAGAACCGATTCAGTCCTGGCATTCGTGTAACAAGAACCGCTTCAGCCCTGGTGTACATGTAACATGTCCCTCTTCACACCTGGCATTCATGAAACATGTACCGCTTCAGCCCTGGCATTCATGTAACATGTACCGCTTCAgccctggcatacatgtaacatgtccCTCTTCACTCTTGGcaaacatgtaacatgtaccgcttcagccctggcatacatgtaacatgtccCTCTTCACTCCTGGCATTCATGTAACAAGAACCGCTTCAGTcctgacatacatgtaccatgTCCCTCTGCACacctggcatacatgtaacaagaACCGCTTCAGTCCTGGCATACATGTACCATGTCCCTCTGCACacctggcatacatgtaacatgtccCTCTGCACacctggcatacatgtaacatgtccCTCTGCACACCTGGCATACATGTACCATGTCCCTCTGCACacctggcatacatgtaacatgtccCTCTTCACTCCTGGCATTCATGTAACAAGAACCGCTTCAGTCCTGGCATACATGTACCATGTCCCTCTGCACacctggcatacatgtaacatgtccCTCTGCACACCTGgcatacatgtaatatgtaccGCTTCAGCCCTGGcttacatgtaacatgtaccgcTTCACCCCTGGCATACCTGATACATTTTCCGCTTCAGCCCTGAcgtacatgtaacatgtaccgcTTCGGTCCTGGCAAACATGTCCCGCTTCAGCCCTGGcaaacatgtaacatgtaccgcttcacccctggcatacatgtaacatgtccCTCTTCAcccctggcatacatgtaacatgcaCCGCTTCACCtctggcatacatgtaacatgtactgCTTCAGCCCtagcatacatgtaacatgtactgCTTCAGCCCTGGCATACATGCAACATGTACTGCTTCAGCCCTAGCATACATGCAACTGGTACAGCTTCACTCATTGAATACATATGACATGTACCGCTTCACCtctggcatacatgtaacatgtaccgcttcacctctgacatacatgtaacatgtactgCTTCAGCCCtagcatacatgtaacatgtactgCTTCAGCCCTGGCATACATGCAACTGGTACTGCTTCACTCATTGAATATATGTGACATGTACCGCTTCACCCCTGGCATACATGAAACATGAACCGCTGCATCCCCAtcatacataaaacatgaacCGCTGCATCTCTGACATACATGAAACATGAATCGCTGCATCCCCatcatacatgtaacatgtactgCTTCACCCCTGACATACATGAAACATGAACCGCCGCATCCCCATCATACATTTAACATGCACGCTTCACCCCTGGcttacatgtaacatgtaccgcttcaccactggcatacatgtaacatgtaccgcTTTACCCATGACATAATGTAACATGTACCGCTTCACCACTgacatacatgttacatgtacttctttacccctggcatacatgtaacatgtaccgcttcacccctggcatacatgtaacatatacCGCTTCAcccctggcatacatgtaacatgtaccgcTTCACCCGTAAcgtacatgtaacatgtaccgcttcacccctggcatacatgtaacatgtaccgcttctctcattgaatacatgtaacatgtaccgcTTCAGCCCTGGCATACTTGCAACATGTTCCGCTTCAGACCTGGCGTACATGTAACATTTCCCGCTTCAGCCCTGGCATACATGTTCCGCTTCAGCCCTGGCATACTTGTTACTTGTTCCGCTTCAGCCCTTGCGTACATGTAACATTTCCCGCTTCAGCCCTGGAATACATGTAACACGTTCCGCTTTAgccctggcatacatgtaacacgTTCCGCTTCAgccctggcatacatgtaacacgTTCCGCTTCAGCCctgacatacatgtaacatgtaccgcTTCAGCCCTGACATACATGAAACATGTCCCGCTTCATCCCTGACAAACCTGTAACATGTCACGCTTCAgccctggcatacatgtaacatgtccCGCTTCAGCCCTGGCGTACATGTAACATGTCCCGCTTTAGCCTTGGcgtacatgtaacatgtatcGCTTCAGCCCTGGCATACATGTCCCGCTTCACCCCTGGCATACCTGTAACATGTCCCGCTTTAGCCCTGGTATACATGTAGCATATACCGCTTCACCCCtggtatacatgtaacatgtctCGCTTCACCCCTGGCATACCTGTAACATGTCCCGCTTCAGCCCTGGCATACATATAACATGTCCCGCTTCAGCCCTGGCGTACATATAAAATGTACCGCTTCAGCCCTGGCATACATGTCCCGCTTCAACCCTGGCATATATGTAAAATGTCCCGCTTCACACCTGGCGTACAAGCTCTTTGTTCCGCTTCCCACCTGGCGCTTATGCGACATGTTCTGCTTTATATGTGAATTATCGCGTTTAGCGGCAACTTAAGTTTAAAGGTTCTCAAAGCTGATTTCATGTTGTAAGAAGGCAATATTCGCGATAATTTGTTTACATACCACTGCTTGATCACGCTGCTGTCGACTGACTTTcggtttttatttttgtaaagacAGTCCGTTTCATTGGCAGTAACCCAAACTATTTCTTTTAGTTAGAAGGGCCAAAATACCTTTTCGAACCCACTATCTACCTTTTGTGCGAGAGACTGACACAATACAACTAGATCAATATCGCCCCACTGGCTATTTAAAGAAGACCTCTTAATATATTCTTTCTTTGTCTGTACCATTCATAAACTACTTGCTAAAACTAGTTACGTTTTGATTAATAATACCGAAATtcctttcattttattatagATCATACGATTAACCAGATTAATCCTGGTTATTTCCGTTATTCTGAATCAGGTTAACATTCCGGGTTCATTAGCGGTGCTGTACCTTCTGTCAAGGTCATGACAACCCGGAAGATCGGCCAATCAATAACGTTCTTTGACTATAATATTTCAACTCAAATTCATAATACACGATCATTCACAGCACCCGT contains:
- the LOC128243656 gene encoding uncharacterized protein LOC128243656 is translated as MAYMRRVEYGLKDTSRSVTVPADPAAKLMYYLDSMCTVLKLDDNSDINELRQFRNYSYLTHSDRNVLMHLCLLLKPDILLNKCIFQNDALCGNMANKFYDLEAVRNNLLVAGSVVIGGRTRQVTKIMTFKMSWLQANWSSPMQVLAARQEQERLQILRRQQTGQSCAIL